One window of the Streptomyces sp. TS71-3 genome contains the following:
- a CDS encoding NYN domain-containing protein → MDRCVVLVDAGYLLGAAASLLAGEPSRSRITVDHSALIQGLRECAESDTERPLLRIYWFDGAPDRVPQPEHRRLRVMPRVTVRLGALTRSDGRWAQKGVDAAMHAELTELARNRACSDVVLVTGDGDLLPGMMAAKEHGVAVHLWAVQAADGDYNQSEDLVAEADERRVLDRAWITKAVRAKEISGICAPVAPPGPEIAAILSAPLPDSSLAASTGQAADGSDDDRRHSAAAAANGTQERNHPGKGVPTPKDLAALRAPAGPSAPPASATLRWSSDKGWVERPAAGEAPEAAGLPMLAQLTTAEQRWADREEDITTVGGDPFEVGEVFARRWMERLPEPFQVQKLSGMYPRIPHRIDGELLRYAARFGLLAHKDDQIDEHDRYAIRAGFWREIQARSSEQVPAGD, encoded by the coding sequence GTGGACCGCTGCGTCGTCCTGGTGGACGCCGGGTATCTGCTGGGGGCCGCCGCGAGCCTCCTCGCCGGTGAGCCCTCCCGGTCCCGCATCACCGTCGACCATTCCGCCCTCATCCAGGGGCTGCGGGAGTGCGCCGAGTCCGACACGGAGCGTCCCCTGCTGCGTATCTACTGGTTCGACGGTGCTCCGGACCGCGTGCCGCAGCCCGAGCACCGCAGGTTGCGGGTGATGCCGCGGGTGACGGTCAGGCTGGGCGCCCTGACCCGCAGCGACGGCCGGTGGGCGCAGAAGGGCGTGGACGCGGCCATGCACGCCGAGCTGACGGAGCTGGCGCGCAATCGGGCCTGTTCCGACGTGGTGCTGGTGACCGGCGACGGCGACCTGCTGCCGGGCATGATGGCCGCCAAGGAGCACGGCGTCGCCGTTCACCTGTGGGCCGTGCAGGCCGCCGACGGCGACTACAACCAGTCGGAGGACCTGGTCGCCGAGGCCGACGAGCGGCGCGTGCTGGACCGCGCATGGATCACCAAGGCGGTCCGGGCGAAGGAGATCAGCGGCATCTGCGCGCCCGTCGCCCCTCCCGGTCCCGAGATCGCCGCCATCCTCTCCGCGCCGCTGCCCGACTCCTCGCTCGCCGCCTCCACGGGGCAGGCCGCCGACGGCTCGGACGACGACCGGCGCCACTCGGCCGCCGCGGCGGCGAACGGCACGCAGGAGCGCAACCACCCGGGCAAGGGCGTGCCCACGCCCAAGGACCTCGCCGCGCTGCGCGCTCCGGCCGGGCCCTCGGCTCCGCCGGCCAGCGCCACGCTGCGCTGGTCCTCCGACAAGGGGTGGGTGGAGCGGCCCGCGGCGGGCGAGGCCCCGGAGGCGGCCGGGCTGCCGATGCTGGCCCAGCTGACCACCGCCGAGCAGCGCTGGGCGGACCGCGAGGAGGACATCACCACCGTCGGCGGCGATCCCTTCGAGGTGGGCGAGGTCTTCGCACGGCGCTGGATGGAGCGGCTGCCGGAGCCGTTCCAGGTGCAGAAGCTCTCGGGGATGTATCCGCGTATCCCGCACCGTATCGACGGGGAGCTGTTGCGGTACGCGGCGCGGTTCGGGCTGCTCGCCCACAAGGACGACCAGATCGACGAGCACGATCGGTATGCGATCAGGGCCGGGTTCTGGCGGGAGATCCAGGCGCGGTCGTCGGAGCAGGTTCCCGCGGGTGACTGA